The DNA window TACGATATTGAATATCGCGGCCTCTGGCCTAACGGCAGCATCCACTGGCTTGCGGCAAAAGGACGCGGTTTTTACGACGCAGCGGGCAAAGCTGTACGGTTGGAAGGCGTAGTGCTGGACATCTCCGACCGCAAGCGGGTGGAGGAGGCGCTCCGGCTCAAGAACATCGTGTTCGATTCCTCCATCGCGGCGAACAGCACTGCCGACAGCGACGGGAATATCACCGAGGCGAACGAAGCTTTTCTACGCATATGGGGCTATTCTGCCAAGGACGAGGTCGTCGGAAAACCGATACTGCATTTTTTGCAGAATAAAGAGGAAGCTGTCGACATCATAACTGCGCTCAACGCGTCCGGGAAATGGAAGGGAGAATACACAGCCCGACGAAAAAACGGTACTACGTTCATTGCATACGGCCTGGCAACCGACCTGAAAGATTCGACCGGTAAGTTGATAGGGTATCAATCCGCCGTCATCGATATTACGGAACGCAAGAGGGCGGAGGAAGAATTAAAAAGAACCATGACCGATTTGTCACGTTCGAACAAGGACCTCGAGCAGTTTGCCTATGTCGCGTCCCATGACCTGCAGGAACCGCTGCGCATGGTGGCAAGTTTCACCCAACTTTTGGAAAAACGTTATAAAGGGAAACTTGATGCTGAAGCGGATGAATTCATTGACTATGCGGTGGGTGGTGCCAATCGCATGCAGCAACTCATAAATGATTTGTTGACCTATTCCCGTCTGGGCATAAAGGGCAAACCCTTCGAATCCTGTGATTGCCATTCGGTGCTCGGTCGGGTGATCGTCAACTTGAGAACAGCAATTGATGAGAATAAAGCACTAATTACTAACGATGACTTGCCGGCCGTAATTGCCGACGAGACGCAAATGATTCAGTTACTTCAAAATCTGATTGGTAATGCCATCAAGTTCCGCAGCAAGGAATCACCCCTGATTCACGTCTCTGCCCAAAAGAAAGATAATGAGTGGATTTTTTCAGTCCGCGATAACGGTATCGGTATTGAACCTCAATATAAAGAAAGAATATTCGTGATCTTCCAGCGTCTGCATGGAAAAGAAGAGTATAAAGGCACGGGCATTGGTCTTGCTGTTTGTAAAAAAATTGTGGAGCGCCACGGTGGTCGCATCTGGGTGGAATCAGAATTGGGCAAAGGCTCAACCTTCTATTTCACCATGCCTGAAAGGCCGCTGGCCGCGATGGAGAAAAAAAATGTCCGTGATGAAATATTATTGTAACCAGCTGTCTGCAGATATTTACTGCGGTCACTTTTTGGTAAATAGGTTCTGTGTGAATCTACGCTGTTGTTTGTGTGCATCTGTGATATTGCGTAGCAGGTAAGGAGGTAAAATGAGCAACAAGGTGATTGGCGAAATGATCCAAATCCTGTTGGTTGAAGATAACGCCGGCGATGTGCGTCTCGTAAAAGAGGCTCTCAAAGAAGGAAAGATACACGTTGAAATGGACGTGGTACAGGATGGCGTGGAAGCACTCGCATTTCTTAACCGGAAGGGAAAGTATACGAAAGTGCCCCGGCCGGACCTGATCCTTCTCGACCTGAACCTGCCCAAAAAAGACGGCCGCGAAGTGCTGGCCGAGGTCAAAGCCGACGAAGATCTCAAACGTATTCCGGTGGTAATTCTGACGATTTCCAAAGATGAAGAAGATATCATTAAGAGCTATAATCTGCATGCTAACTGTTACATTACCAAGCCGGTCGATCTCAAGCAATTCATGAAAGTCGTCCAGTCAATCGAAGATTTTTGGCTAACCATTGTTAAGCTGCCGCCTAACGGCGCGAAATGATCAGCGAAAATATCAAGATCTTACTCATCGAAGACAATCCCGGCGATGTTCGGTTGATAGAAGAGATGTTAAAAGAAGTCATGCCGAATAGGTTTGATATGATTAAAAGCCGGACTCTTGAACATAGCATGAAGAGTCTTCAAGAGCAACAATTTGATGTTATCATATTGGACCTTGGTCTGCCGGATAGCCAGGGTATCAATACTTTTGAAAGGTTACTTCCCAATACAAGAGACGCCGCAGTCATTGTCGTGACCGGTCTTGCCGACGAAAAGGTTGGTATTCAGGTAGTAAGGAATGGAGCTCAGGACTATCTAGTAAAAGATAACATAAATGCGAACCTGCTTGGTAAATCACTGCAATATGCGATCGAACGCAAAAAAGCCGCGAAAGCGCTTTTGGGGAGTGAGCGACTTCTCAAAGAAGCGCAAGCCCTGGGAAAAATCGGCAACTGGGAGTTTGACCTGGCCACTCAAAAGATTGCGTGGTCGGATGAAGTTTATGTTTTGTACGAACGTGATAAGAGTCTCGGACCTCCGACCGCAGAAGAAGAGGCTGAGTACTACTCTGAGGAGCAAGCGAAAAAACTCCGTGAATACACGAAACTGGCGGTTGAGACCGGACAGGAATTCGAGTATGACCTTGTTACTAAGCTGCTCGATGGGAAAATTTGCTTATTCCATGCATCAATGCGTCCCGTAAAGGATACAGGCGGTCGGGTCGTTAGACTTTTTGGCACCGTGCAGGACATTACCGAGCGCAAGCGTGCCGAGGAGACACTGCGTAAAGTGATACGTGCGCTCAAAACACTCAGTCAATGCAACGAGGTTCTGGTTCGCGCCACTGATGAATCAGAACTCCTGCAGAAGATTTGTAAGGTCATCGTTGAGGTCGGCGGCTATCGAATGGCTTGGGTCGGGAATACCGAAGAGGATCAAAAGATGACAGTCCGACCGATGGCTCAGACTGGTTTTGAAAACGGATATCTTGAAGCGCTCAGAATTACCTGGGCTGATACCGAACTCGATCATAGTCCCATCGGCACTGCAATAAGAACAGCCAAACCGTGCGTTTGCCAGGATGTCTTCTCTGATCCTGGTTATACACGCTGGCGCGACGACGCGGCTAAGTTTGGTTATGTTTCACTGATTGCCTTACCGCTGATTACCGACCAACAGCCTTTCGGCGCCCTGAATATCCATGACGCAGAGCCTGATGCCTTTGATGACGAGGAAGTCATGCTGTTGACAGAACTCGCGGACGACCTGGCTTACGGTATTAAAGCGTTGCGGATGCGGGTTGAGCGCAGAAAAGCCGACGAACAGCTTAAACAGAGCGTCGAGAGGCTGAGTGCCACTCTGGAAAAAACGGTCAGTGCGCTGGCATCGACCGCCGCAAAAAGAGATCCCTATACCGCGGGTCATCAGCAGCGTGTCACTCATCTGGCAGTTGCCCTGGCGTCGGAAATGGGCTTACCGCAGGACCAGATCGACGGTGTGAGAATTGCCGGGTTGTTGCATGATATCGGCAAAATTGCGG is part of the bacterium genome and encodes:
- a CDS encoding PAS domain S-box protein, which translates into the protein MNELKKRIEKVEASKAKLKQAEEALRESEAKFKRLYDSNIIGIIFWDTAGNITRTNSEFLRTVGYTEEDVITGRVRWKDMTPPEYAPLDEKALREMGKTGVSVPFEKEYIRKDGRRVPVVIGATIFKGQKDIGICFVLDITERKKAEEALRISKDRLLFATEGANLGVWNWNTVTGELIWSDKCKALFGIPLEETMSYQRFRDALHPDDRERTDKAVKDALDNHEDYDIEYRGLWPNGSIHWLAAKGRGFYDAAGKAVRLEGVVLDISDRKRVEEALRLKNIVFDSSIAANSTADSDGNITEANEAFLRIWGYSAKDEVVGKPILHFLQNKEEAVDIITALNASGKWKGEYTARRKNGTTFIAYGLATDLKDSTGKLIGYQSAVIDITERKRAEEELKRTMTDLSRSNKDLEQFAYVASHDLQEPLRMVASFTQLLEKRYKGKLDAEADEFIDYAVGGANRMQQLINDLLTYSRLGIKGKPFESCDCHSVLGRVIVNLRTAIDENKALITNDDLPAVIADETQMIQLLQNLIGNAIKFRSKESPLIHVSAQKKDNEWIFSVRDNGIGIEPQYKERIFVIFQRLHGKEEYKGTGIGLAVCKKIVERHGGRIWVESELGKGSTFYFTMPERPLAAMEKKNVRDEILL
- a CDS encoding response regulator; the protein is MSNKVIGEMIQILLVEDNAGDVRLVKEALKEGKIHVEMDVVQDGVEALAFLNRKGKYTKVPRPDLILLDLNLPKKDGREVLAEVKADEDLKRIPVVILTISKDEEDIIKSYNLHANCYITKPVDLKQFMKVVQSIEDFWLTIVKLPPNGAK
- a CDS encoding HD domain-containing phosphohydrolase, with protein sequence MISENIKILLIEDNPGDVRLIEEMLKEVMPNRFDMIKSRTLEHSMKSLQEQQFDVIILDLGLPDSQGINTFERLLPNTRDAAVIVVTGLADEKVGIQVVRNGAQDYLVKDNINANLLGKSLQYAIERKKAAKALLGSERLLKEAQALGKIGNWEFDLATQKIAWSDEVYVLYERDKSLGPPTAEEEAEYYSEEQAKKLREYTKLAVETGQEFEYDLVTKLLDGKICLFHASMRPVKDTGGRVVRLFGTVQDITERKRAEETLRKVIRALKTLSQCNEVLVRATDESELLQKICKVIVEVGGYRMAWVGNTEEDQKMTVRPMAQTGFENGYLEALRITWADTELDHSPIGTAIRTAKPCVCQDVFSDPGYTRWRDDAAKFGYVSLIALPLITDQQPFGALNIHDAEPDAFDDEEVMLLTELADDLAYGIKALRMRVERRKADEQLKQSVERLSATLEKTVSALASTAAKRDPYTAGHQQRVTHLAVALASEMGLPQDQIDGVRIAGLLHDIGKIAVPAEILSKPTRLTEAEFNIVKSHAEVGFEIIKGIEFPWPVAKAVLYHHERLNGSGYPSSLKGDDIIIEAKILAVADVVEAMASHRPYRPARGIDVALEEIKQNRGVLYDRAVVDACIDLFEKKNFKFD